The following coding sequences lie in one Arachis hypogaea cultivar Tifrunner chromosome 9, arahy.Tifrunner.gnm2.J5K5, whole genome shotgun sequence genomic window:
- the LOC112711701 gene encoding phosphoglucomutase, chloroplastic, producing MAFSSSMINSFILSSFKPQQSILSFPSISYGDSFKPRKPLLPFRIRSVPTLIRATSSSSFPATIAEPEGIKINSIPSKPIKGQKTGTSGLRKKVKVFMQENYLANWIQALFNSLPPEDYKNGVLVLGGDGRYFNREAAQIIIKIAAGNGVGKILVGQEGILSTPAVSAVIRKQKANGGFIMSASHNPGGPEYDWGIKFNYSSGQPAPESITDKIYGNTLSISEIKIADIPDVDLSKTGVTKFGSFSVEVIDPVSDYLELLESVFDFQLIRSLISRPDFRFTFDAMHAVTGAYAKPMFVDKLGASPDSIANGIPLEDFGHGHPDPNLTYAKDLVNILYAENGPDFGAASDGDGDRNMILGRRFFVTPSDSVAVIAANAREAIPYFKDGVKGLARSMPTSGALDRVAEKLNLPFFEVPTGWKFFGNLMDAGKLSVCGEESFGTGSDHIREKDGIWAVLAWLSIIAHRNKDKKAGEKLISVADVVKEHWATYGRNFFSRYDYEECESEGANKMVAYLRETASKSKTGDKYGSYVLQFADDFTYTDPVDGSVVSKQGVRFVFSDGSRIIYRLSGTGSAGATVRVYIEQFEPDASKHDLDAQVALKPLIDLALSLSKLKDFTGREKPTVIT from the exons ATGGCGTTCTCTTCTTCTATGATTAACAGCTTCATCCTCTCTTCCTTTAAACCCCAACAATCCATCCTCTCTTTTCCCTCCATCTCGTATGGCGATTCCTTCAAACCTCGAAAGCCTCTTCTTCCCTTCAGAATCCGCTCTGTTCCAACCTTAATAAGAGCCACTTCATCCTCTTCTTTTCCCGCAACCATTGCTGAACCTGAAGGCATTAAG ATTAATTCAATTCCATCCAAACCTATCAAAGGACAAAAGACTGGTACCAGTGGACTTCGAAAGAAG GTGAAAGTGTTTATGCAAGAAAATTACCTCGCAAACTGGATACAG GCACTGTTTAATTCATTGCCTCCAGAGGATTACAAGAATGGTGTATTGGTGTTGGGAGGTGATGGTCGATACTTCAACCGGGAAGCTGCGCAG ATTATAATCAAAATTGCTGCCGGGAATGGTGTTGGAAAAATTTTGGTTGGACA GGAAGGTATATTGTCAACACCAGCTGTTTCTGCTGTGATAAGGAAGCAGAAG GCAAATGGTGGATTTATTATGAGTGCTAGCCATAATCCTGGAGGGCCGGAATATGATTGGGGTATTAAG TTTAATTACAGTAGTGGACAACCTGCTCCGGAATCCATCACTGACAAGATTTATGGAAACACACTATCT ATATCTGAGATAAAGATCGCTGATATTCCTGATGTTGACTTATCAAAAACTGGGGTTACAAAGTTTGGAAGCTTCAGTGTTGAAGTAATAGACCCTGTTTCTGACTATTTGGAGCTACTGGAG AGTGTATTTGATTTTCAGCTAATAAGAAGTCTTATATCAAGGCCAGATTTTAG gtttacatttgatgcaatgcATGCAGTTACTGGCGCTTATGCCAAACCTATGTTTGTTGATAAACTTGGTGCAAGTCCG GATTCAATCGCAAATGGAATCCCTTTGGAAGATTTTGGACATGGTCATCCTGATCCTAATCTAAC ATATGCAAAGGATCTTGTCAACATTTTGTATGCTGAAAATGGTCCTGATTTTGGAGCTGCTAGTGATG GTGATGGTGATAGAAATATGATTTTAGGAAGACGTTTCTTCGTAACTCCTTCAGATTCTGTAGCAGTTATTGCAGCCAATGCAAGAGAAGCAATTCCATACTTCAAGGATGGTGTTAAG GGTCTTGCTAGATCAATGCCAACAAGTGGTGCTCTAGATCGTGTTGCAGAGAAATTGAACCTTCCCTTTTTTGAG GTCCCCACTGGTTGGAAATTTTTTGGGAATCTTATGGATGCTGGGAAGTTATCAGTTTGCGGGGAAGAGAGTTTTGGAACAGGCTCTGACCACATTCGTGAGAAGGATGGCATCTG GGCTGTTTTAGCTTGGCTTTCTATTATTGCGCACCGCAACAAAGACAAGAAGGCAGGGGAGAAACTGATCTCTGTGGCTGATGTTGTGAAGGAACACTGGGCAACTTATGGAAGAAATTTCTTTTCTAGATATGACTATGAG GAATGTGAATCTGAAGGTGCCAATAAGATGGTAGCATACCTACGAGAGACTGCATCAAAGAGCAAGACTGGTGATAAGTATG GAAGCTATGTCCTCCAATTTGCAGATGACTTCACATACACTGATCCT GTAGACGGAAGCGTGGTATCAAAACAAGGTGTTCGGTTTGTTTTTAGCGATGGCTCGAGGATTATATATCGTTTATCA GGAACTGGTTCTGCAGGTGCAACTGTTAGAGTTTACATTGAACAGTTTGAACCTGATGCCTCCAAACATGACCTTGATGCTCAAGTTGCCTTAAAACCATTAATAG ATTTAGCACTATCTCTGTCAAAGCTCAAAGACTTCACAGGAAGGGAGAAGCCTACAGTGATCACATAA